A genomic region of Streptomyces diastaticus subsp. diastaticus contains the following coding sequences:
- a CDS encoding AfsR/SARP family transcriptional regulator, whose product MRFQLLGPLSLHDGPESVVLQPAKPTVLLTALLLHANSVVSADYLQRAIWGEEQPATAKAALQTCVLRLRRLFTKHGVTETPIEAVPGGYRITAGPHTLDLIGFRERVRRAAALSHDPHAELAALRDALALWQGPLLANVRSDLLHRDEVPRLAEERLRAVERLGDLHLRLGRCGEALGDLWEVTRAHPGHERFHEQLVEALYRSGRQAEALAEYRRVKEYLLQELGVDPGSALQRLELAILRGDDLGAAEPAARPGGGQVPVPAAPVAAPKTPELVTALTAVPDFAGRADEVAALTAHLTADTAHRPGGPLTVVLSGAPGIGKSALARHVATRLADRFPGGRLLVRMTGPDGLPYDPGTVAGQLTRALEARPPGSGTLLVLDDAVDADQVRPLLAACSGGAVVVTSRRGLAGLVATHGGRVVRLGPFRPAESHALLRAVLGAERVDAEPDEARRIAESCGHHPLALRIMTARLQTRPGLRLADSAGWLAAGQAGRLALTDAPGLSVPEVLGEALGRLEPPLADAFLEVAALGPACATDEAATALGLCEADTEQLLDRLADAGFLEEGPPGPYRTLPLLRAWAGGARRPPGGPAAHPQAADTARAGRCPHCRTGRKPTPAPHEGPRPALPPAHRTGGAPREHPPDAAGPPSARRRECEDTA is encoded by the coding sequence ATGCGGTTCCAGCTGCTCGGCCCGCTGTCGCTGCACGACGGCCCCGAATCGGTCGTCCTCCAGCCCGCCAAGCCCACCGTCCTGCTGACCGCGCTGCTCCTGCACGCCAACTCGGTGGTCTCCGCCGACTACCTCCAGCGCGCGATCTGGGGGGAGGAGCAGCCGGCCACCGCCAAGGCCGCCCTCCAGACCTGTGTGCTCAGGCTCCGGCGGCTGTTCACCAAGCACGGAGTCACCGAGACACCGATCGAGGCCGTCCCCGGCGGCTACCGCATCACCGCCGGCCCGCACACCCTGGATCTCATCGGGTTCCGGGAGCGGGTCCGGCGGGCCGCCGCCCTCAGCCACGACCCCCACGCCGAACTGGCCGCGCTGCGCGACGCGCTGGCGCTGTGGCAGGGGCCGCTGCTCGCCAACGTCCGCTCCGACCTGCTCCACCGCGACGAGGTGCCGCGCCTCGCCGAGGAGCGACTGCGTGCCGTGGAACGCCTCGGCGACCTGCATCTGCGGCTGGGCCGGTGCGGGGAGGCGCTGGGCGACCTCTGGGAGGTGACCCGCGCCCACCCGGGACACGAGCGGTTCCACGAGCAGCTCGTCGAGGCGCTGTACCGGTCCGGCCGTCAGGCCGAGGCGCTCGCCGAGTACCGGCGCGTCAAGGAGTACCTGCTCCAGGAGCTGGGAGTCGACCCGGGCAGCGCCCTCCAGCGGCTGGAACTGGCCATTCTGCGCGGCGACGACCTCGGCGCCGCGGAACCGGCCGCGCGCCCGGGCGGGGGACAGGTCCCCGTCCCCGCCGCCCCCGTGGCCGCACCGAAGACGCCCGAGCTGGTCACCGCGCTCACCGCCGTCCCCGACTTCGCCGGACGCGCCGACGAGGTGGCCGCGCTCACCGCCCACCTCACCGCCGACACCGCCCACCGGCCCGGCGGCCCGCTCACCGTCGTCCTCTCCGGTGCGCCCGGCATCGGCAAGTCGGCCCTGGCCCGGCACGTCGCCACCCGGCTCGCCGACCGCTTCCCCGGCGGCCGCCTGCTGGTGCGGATGACCGGACCGGACGGGCTGCCGTACGACCCGGGCACCGTCGCCGGGCAGCTCACCCGGGCCCTGGAGGCCCGCCCGCCGGGCAGTGGCACCCTGCTGGTGCTGGACGACGCCGTCGACGCCGACCAGGTACGGCCGCTGCTCGCCGCCTGCTCCGGCGGGGCCGTCGTGGTCACCAGCCGGCGCGGCCTCGCCGGCCTGGTCGCCACCCACGGCGGACGGGTGGTGCGGCTCGGGCCGTTCCGCCCGGCCGAGTCGCACGCCCTGCTGAGAGCCGTGCTCGGCGCCGAACGCGTCGACGCCGAACCGGACGAGGCCCGCCGCATCGCCGAGAGCTGCGGCCACCACCCGCTGGCGCTGCGCATCATGACGGCCCGGCTCCAGACGCGCCCCGGCCTGCGCCTGGCCGACTCGGCAGGCTGGCTCGCCGCCGGCCAGGCCGGCCGGCTCGCCCTCACCGACGCTCCCGGGCTCTCCGTGCCCGAGGTGCTGGGGGAGGCGCTGGGACGGCTGGAGCCGCCCCTCGCCGACGCCTTCCTGGAGGTCGCCGCGCTCGGCCCCGCCTGCGCCACCGACGAGGCCGCGACCGCCCTCGGGCTGTGCGAGGCCGACACCGAGCAGCTCCTCGACCGGCTCGCCGACGCCGGCTTCCTGGAGGAGGGTCCGCCCGGTCCGTACCGCACGCTGCCGCTGCTACGGGCCTGGGCCGGGGGAGCCCGCCGCCCGCCCGGCGGACCCGCCGCCCACCCCCAGGCCGCCGACACCGCCCGCGCCGGGCGATGCCCGCACTGCCGCACCGGGCGCAAGCCCACGCCCGCCCCGCACGAGGGACCGCGCCCGGCGCTCCCCCCGGCCCACCGGACCGGGGGAGCCCCCCGGGAGCACCCACCGGACGCCGCGGGACCGCCCTCCGCGCGCCGCCGGGAGTGTGAGGACACCGCCTAG
- a CDS encoding MFS transporter, with translation MNQGPVSGTPDPPRPRDPRTATPAPDANGPDGDPAGPEATSVPPLPPDPGPAPGSPAPARDGRRGAVVAALMLCMALAALDGTIVSTAVPQIVGDLGGFSYFSWLFAGYLLAVTVTLPVYGKLSDTLGRKPVLVIGAALFLAGSLLCALAWDMTSLIAFRVVQGLGGGALQGTVQTLAADLYPLKERPRIQARLSTVWALSAVAGPGLGGVIATYADWRWIFLVNLPVGAVALWLIVRHLHEPARERTGPRPPVDWAGALGVFCCGAVLLTALVQGGVAWEWLSTPSLALLATGVVLAGATVLVERRAADPVIPGWVWRRRTIAAVNLALGCLGLLMVAPTVFLPTYAQSVLGLAPVAAGFVLSVMTLSWPVAAALSQHVYRRIGFRDTALVGSGAATLVLLAFPLLPYPGSGWQPALLMLALGAALGLFQLPLIVGVQSTVGWAERGTTTASVLFCRQIGQTLGAALLGAVANAVLTARLGTSGDLDAVARALDEPSAMAPATADALRRAVDAAVETVHLGAACAGAAAFVLLLALAPRRFPVREEHTGPAAERG, from the coding sequence GTGAACCAGGGCCCCGTGTCCGGCACGCCCGACCCGCCCCGCCCGCGTGACCCGCGCACCGCGACTCCCGCACCGGACGCGAACGGCCCGGACGGCGACCCGGCGGGACCGGAGGCGACCTCGGTTCCGCCCCTGCCCCCGGACCCGGGCCCGGCCCCCGGCTCCCCGGCCCCGGCGAGGGACGGCAGGCGGGGCGCGGTCGTCGCCGCCCTCATGCTCTGCATGGCGCTGGCGGCGCTCGACGGCACGATCGTCTCCACGGCCGTCCCGCAGATCGTCGGCGACCTCGGCGGCTTCTCGTACTTCTCCTGGCTCTTCGCCGGCTACCTGCTCGCCGTCACCGTGACCCTCCCCGTCTACGGCAAGCTCTCCGACACGCTGGGCCGCAAGCCGGTCCTCGTCATCGGCGCCGCCCTCTTCCTGGCCGGTTCCCTGCTCTGCGCCCTCGCCTGGGACATGACCTCGCTGATCGCCTTCCGCGTCGTGCAGGGGCTGGGCGGCGGCGCCCTCCAGGGCACGGTGCAGACGCTGGCAGCCGACCTCTACCCGTTGAAGGAGCGCCCGAGGATCCAGGCCCGGCTCTCCACCGTCTGGGCGCTCTCCGCCGTCGCGGGCCCGGGCCTCGGCGGGGTCATCGCCACCTACGCGGACTGGCGGTGGATCTTCCTCGTCAACCTGCCCGTCGGTGCCGTCGCCCTCTGGCTCATCGTCCGCCACCTGCACGAACCGGCCCGCGAGCGGACCGGGCCGCGGCCGCCCGTCGACTGGGCGGGGGCGCTCGGCGTCTTCTGCTGCGGCGCCGTCCTGCTGACGGCGCTGGTCCAGGGCGGCGTCGCCTGGGAGTGGCTCTCCACCCCCTCGCTCGCCCTGCTCGCCACCGGCGTCGTGCTGGCCGGGGCCACGGTCCTCGTCGAGCGCCGGGCCGCCGATCCGGTCATCCCGGGCTGGGTGTGGCGCCGCCGCACCATCGCCGCCGTCAACCTCGCCCTGGGCTGCCTCGGCCTGCTGATGGTCGCCCCGACGGTCTTCCTCCCGACGTACGCGCAGTCCGTCCTCGGCCTCGCCCCGGTCGCCGCCGGATTCGTCCTCTCCGTGATGACGCTCTCCTGGCCGGTGGCCGCCGCCCTGAGCCAGCACGTCTACCGGCGCATCGGCTTCCGCGACACCGCCCTGGTCGGCAGCGGCGCCGCCACCCTGGTGCTGCTGGCCTTCCCGCTGCTGCCCTACCCTGGCAGCGGCTGGCAGCCCGCCCTGCTGATGCTGGCGCTCGGCGCCGCCCTCGGCCTCTTCCAGCTCCCGCTGATCGTCGGCGTGCAGTCCACCGTCGGCTGGGCCGAGCGGGGCACCACCACCGCCTCGGTCCTCTTCTGCCGCCAGATCGGCCAGACCCTGGGCGCCGCTCTCCTCGGCGCCGTCGCCAACGCCGTCCTCACCGCCCGCCTCGGTACCAGCGGCGACCTGGACGCGGTGGCCCGCGCCCTGGACGAGCCCTCGGCGATGGCCCCGGCCACCGCCGACGCCCTGCGCCGCGCCGTCGACGCGGCCGTGGAGACCGTCCACCTCGGCGCGGCCTGCGCGGGCGCCGCCGCCTTCGTCCTGCTGCTCGCCCTGGCCCCGCGCCGCTTCCCGGTACGCGAGGAGCACACCGGCCCGGCCGCCGAGCGCGGCTGA
- a CDS encoding TetR/AcrR family transcriptional regulator: MWRVLAARGFGGLTLRAVAAELGATTGLVTHYFPSKRALVRHALEVLDRRSAGRPRPAEEQAGTVSGLVRLRAVLLDLLPLDGPARAGNRIWVGSWDVALADPELAAEHAARYRRTRERLAGYAAEAQRRGELPAGPDAGEVAAAAQSFALGLVVQALLAPEEFPAERQIALVDACLARLAAG, encoded by the coding sequence GTGTGGCGGGTGCTGGCCGCGCGCGGGTTCGGCGGGCTCACGTTGCGCGCCGTGGCGGCGGAGCTGGGGGCCACCACGGGGCTGGTGACGCACTACTTCCCGAGCAAACGCGCCCTGGTGCGGCACGCGCTGGAGGTGCTCGACCGGCGGTCGGCCGGACGGCCGCGCCCGGCGGAGGAGCAGGCGGGGACGGTGTCGGGGCTGGTGCGGCTGCGGGCGGTCCTGCTCGACCTGCTGCCCCTGGACGGGCCGGCCAGGGCGGGCAACCGGATCTGGGTGGGTTCCTGGGACGTCGCGCTGGCCGACCCGGAGCTGGCGGCGGAGCACGCCGCGCGGTACCGGCGCACCCGGGAGCGGCTGGCCGGGTACGCGGCCGAGGCCCAGCGGCGCGGGGAGCTGCCCGCCGGGCCGGACGCCGGGGAGGTGGCGGCGGCCGCCCAGAGCTTCGCGCTGGGGCTGGTCGTACAGGCCCTCCTCGCGCCGGAGGAGTTCCCGGCGGAGCGGCAGATCGCCCTGGTCGACGCCTGCCTGGCGCGGCTGGCCGCCGGCTGA
- a CDS encoding GNAT family N-acetyltransferase — MYAIPLTPTAELRPLEPWQAPEFLAHIDRARAHTDRWIPWATYSTDLDSARATLQSYADKQAADRGRVHGIWQEGTLVGGVMFVHFDAASGTCEIGVWSEPAGEGHGLVTAAVRHLLDHAFVTRGLHRAEWRTNPLNTRSRSVARRLGMTLDGTLRRSATHHGTRIDIEVWSLLSHEWEGTASGTDPARADGLPG; from the coding sequence ATGTACGCCATACCGCTCACCCCCACCGCCGAACTCCGCCCGCTGGAGCCCTGGCAGGCACCCGAGTTCCTGGCCCACATCGACCGCGCCCGCGCCCACACCGACCGCTGGATCCCCTGGGCCACCTACTCCACCGACCTCGACTCGGCCCGCGCCACCCTCCAGTCGTACGCCGACAAGCAGGCGGCGGACCGCGGCCGCGTCCACGGGATCTGGCAGGAGGGCACCCTGGTCGGCGGTGTCATGTTCGTCCACTTCGACGCCGCGTCGGGCACCTGCGAGATCGGCGTCTGGTCCGAACCGGCGGGCGAGGGCCACGGCCTGGTCACCGCCGCCGTCCGCCATCTCCTCGACCACGCCTTCGTCACCCGCGGCCTGCACCGGGCGGAGTGGCGGACCAACCCCCTCAACACCCGCAGCCGGTCCGTCGCCCGACGCCTCGGCATGACCCTCGACGGCACCCTCCGCCGGTCCGCGACGCACCACGGCACGCGCATCGACATCGAGGTGTGGTCCCTGCTGTCCCACGAATGGGAGGGCACCGCGAGCGGGACGGACCCGGCCCGGGCCGACGGACTCCCCGGGTGA
- a CDS encoding NPP1 family protein, with the protein MKPGSRIRRAALTLAAATGLVVAFAGSAHADPPAALPAAADELERTYQPAYDYDTDGCYATPAIGPDGTLNGGLNPSGALNGQCRDAWDLDNTNTYSRAKCDGEWCAILYGSYFEKDQAVAGSGLGGHRHDWEHVVVWVRGGEARYVATSAHGGFSVHDRDTVRWDGSHPKIVYHKDGAGTHCFRAANGNDEPPENHQGTWQYPALVGWEGYPAGLRDTLSQADWGSAGFGLKDAGFGSHLEKAKPSGVDFDPYA; encoded by the coding sequence TTGAAACCGGGTTCCCGCATCCGCAGAGCCGCGCTCACCCTCGCCGCCGCCACCGGCCTCGTCGTCGCCTTCGCCGGCAGCGCCCACGCCGACCCGCCCGCCGCGCTCCCGGCCGCCGCCGACGAGCTGGAGCGGACCTATCAGCCCGCCTACGACTACGACACCGACGGCTGCTACGCCACCCCCGCCATCGGCCCCGACGGCACCCTCAACGGCGGGCTCAACCCCTCCGGCGCCCTCAACGGCCAGTGCCGCGACGCCTGGGACCTCGACAACACCAACACCTACTCCCGCGCCAAGTGCGACGGCGAGTGGTGCGCGATCCTCTACGGCTCGTACTTCGAGAAGGACCAGGCCGTCGCCGGGAGCGGGCTCGGCGGCCACCGGCACGACTGGGAGCACGTGGTGGTCTGGGTGCGGGGCGGTGAGGCGCGGTACGTGGCCACCTCGGCGCACGGCGGCTTCTCGGTGCACGATCGCGACACCGTCCGCTGGGACGGCAGCCACCCGAAGATCGTCTATCACAAGGACGGTGCCGGCACGCACTGCTTCCGCGCCGCCAACGGCAACGACGAGCCGCCGGAGAACCACCAGGGCACCTGGCAGTACCCGGCCCTCGTCGGCTGGGAGGGCTATCCGGCGGGCCTGCGGGACACGCTGAGCCAGGCCGACTGGGGGAGCGCCGGCTTCGGGCTCAAGGACGCGGGTTTCGGCTCGCACCTGGAGAAGGCGAAGCCGTCGGGTGTCGACTTCGACCCGTACGCCTGA
- a CDS encoding cellulose-binding protein gives MSSTPASPHGFTTVWGRGYRPAQADQHVTALERERDEAHAEAERLTALAERLGAEAAALAETVATLPEPAYDNLGERAQRLYALVQEQSEALDAAGRAEAAALTAAAEQAADDLREAARRYAAEVRADAERQADDRLAAARAEAHQLLADARAEAQAERAAGEAALDEARQLSVRTLDDQERELAARDAGAERELAERDTVARGHEGALDDHGDAVLAEARRHHAEAEEAARRTDEEAQTQAAEILQRAQATADRVAADADRLVRDHEEQREALRARMEHIRTALAALTGRAVVEVPVVGEGVGEAGPEGAAGRPAELPGPRRVGSAGGGTESDVA, from the coding sequence ATGAGCAGCACACCGGCGTCGCCGCACGGCTTCACGACGGTATGGGGACGCGGCTACCGCCCGGCCCAGGCCGACCAGCACGTCACCGCCCTGGAACGGGAGCGCGACGAGGCGCACGCGGAGGCCGAGCGGCTCACCGCCCTCGCCGAACGCCTCGGTGCCGAGGCCGCCGCCCTCGCCGAGACCGTCGCCACCCTCCCCGAGCCCGCCTACGACAACCTCGGCGAGCGCGCCCAGCGCCTCTACGCCCTCGTCCAGGAGCAGTCCGAGGCCCTCGACGCCGCCGGGCGGGCCGAGGCCGCCGCCCTCACCGCCGCCGCCGAGCAGGCCGCCGACGACCTGCGCGAAGCCGCCCGCCGGTACGCCGCGGAGGTGCGCGCCGACGCCGAGCGCCAGGCCGACGACCGCCTCGCCGCCGCCCGCGCCGAGGCGCACCAGCTCCTCGCGGACGCCCGCGCCGAGGCCCAGGCCGAGCGGGCGGCGGGCGAGGCCGCGCTCGACGAGGCCCGGCAGCTCTCCGTACGCACCCTCGACGACCAGGAGCGCGAGCTGGCCGCCCGGGACGCCGGGGCCGAGCGCGAGCTGGCCGAGCGGGACACCGTCGCGCGAGGCCACGAGGGCGCCCTCGACGACCACGGTGACGCCGTCCTCGCCGAGGCCCGCCGCCACCACGCCGAGGCCGAGGAGGCCGCGCGCCGCACCGACGAGGAGGCCCAGACCCAGGCCGCCGAGATCCTCCAGCGGGCCCAGGCCACCGCCGACCGGGTCGCGGCCGACGCCGACCGCCTCGTCCGCGACCACGAGGAGCAGCGGGAGGCCCTGCGCGCCCGGATGGAACACATCCGGACAGCCCTGGCCGCGCTCACCGGGCGGGCCGTGGTGGAGGTCCCGGTGGTGGGGGAGGGCGTCGGCGAGGCCGGACCCGAGGGGGCCGCCGGCCGGCCGGCGGAGCTGCCCGGCCCCCGGCGCGTCGGGAGCGCCGGCGGCGGGACGGAGTCGGACGTGGCGTGA
- a CDS encoding LCP family protein has product MVLWTVVALAVVVAGAGTALYLWADGRLRSTEAFGEYPGRPKAGRGTDWLLIGSDSRATLTPEQRRELHVGSNEVRSTDTLMIVHEGDHGTTTVSLPRDSYVAIPGHGRGKINSAFALGGPKLLTRTVEQATGLRLDHFAEVDFLGFVDVVDALGGVRVRVPAGGLRDERSGAGFAAGCQEMDGVQALAYVRARYSDPEGDLGRVRRQRQLVSAVAEKAASPSVALDPWRALPFLSASLDAVTVDRRAGVRDLARLARGLRDAAGDERRAVTVPVGSEPRVPGAGDVVVWDRRRAGELFAALREDRPIPTSDLK; this is encoded by the coding sequence GTGGTGCTGTGGACGGTGGTGGCGCTGGCCGTGGTGGTGGCCGGGGCGGGGACCGCCCTGTACCTCTGGGCCGACGGGCGGCTGCGGTCCACGGAGGCCTTCGGCGAGTACCCGGGGCGGCCGAAGGCCGGGCGCGGCACCGACTGGCTGCTGATCGGCTCGGACAGCCGCGCCACCCTCACCCCCGAGCAGCGCCGTGAACTGCACGTCGGCTCGAACGAGGTGCGCAGCACCGACACCCTGATGATCGTCCACGAGGGGGACCACGGGACGACGACGGTCTCGCTGCCGCGCGACTCGTACGTGGCGATCCCCGGGCACGGGCGGGGAAAGATCAACTCGGCGTTCGCGCTGGGCGGCCCGAAGCTGCTGACGCGGACCGTCGAGCAGGCGACGGGGCTCAGGCTGGACCACTTCGCCGAGGTCGACTTCCTCGGCTTCGTCGACGTGGTGGACGCCCTCGGCGGGGTGCGCGTCCGCGTCCCGGCGGGCGGTCTGCGGGACGAGAGGTCGGGGGCCGGCTTCGCCGCCGGGTGCCAGGAGATGGACGGCGTACAGGCGCTCGCCTACGTGCGGGCCCGGTACAGCGATCCGGAAGGCGACCTCGGCCGGGTGCGGCGGCAGCGGCAGCTCGTCTCGGCCGTCGCGGAGAAGGCGGCGAGCCCGTCGGTGGCGCTCGACCCGTGGCGGGCCCTGCCCTTCCTCTCCGCCTCCCTCGACGCGGTCACCGTCGACCGGCGGGCCGGCGTACGCGACCTGGCGCGGCTCGCCCGCGGCCTGCGGGACGCGGCCGGGGACGAGCGGCGGGCGGTGACGGTTCCGGTGGGTTCGGAACCGCGGGTCCCGGGCGCCGGCGACGTGGTCGTCTGGGACCGGCGGCGGGCCGGAGAGCTGTTCGCCGCCCTACGCGAAGATCGCCCGATTCCGACTTCTGACCTGAAATGA
- a CDS encoding SDR family NAD(P)-dependent oxidoreductase, giving the protein MERFDGYGVLVTGAGQGIGEAVARRFAAEGARVLVTDLDAERAEKAAAGVRAAGGEAAALACDVADRAAVEAAVAYAVERFGGLDVLVNNACSAGQDPPLFEDGTDEVWERDLDITLTGAYRCARAALPHLAAAPGGRGAVVSVGSVNGEQDFGGHAYSAAKAGLAGLTRTLAGHAAPRGVRVNLVAPGTVATPAWAGREAGLAAAAAHYPLGRVGRPEDVAAAVAFLASRDAAWITGVTLPVDGGVLNSNQPLLQALRGA; this is encoded by the coding sequence ATGGAGCGATTCGACGGATACGGCGTCCTGGTCACCGGCGCCGGACAGGGGATAGGCGAGGCCGTCGCCCGGCGGTTCGCCGCCGAGGGCGCGCGGGTGCTGGTCACCGACCTGGACGCGGAGCGGGCGGAGAAGGCGGCGGCCGGGGTGCGGGCGGCGGGCGGCGAGGCGGCGGCGCTCGCCTGCGACGTGGCGGACCGGGCGGCGGTCGAGGCGGCCGTGGCGTACGCGGTCGAGCGGTTCGGCGGGCTCGACGTGCTGGTGAACAACGCCTGCTCGGCCGGTCAGGACCCGCCGCTCTTCGAGGACGGCACCGACGAGGTGTGGGAGCGGGACCTCGACATCACCCTCACCGGCGCCTACCGCTGCGCCCGCGCCGCCCTGCCCCACCTCGCGGCCGCCCCCGGCGGACGCGGCGCCGTGGTCAGCGTCGGCTCGGTCAACGGGGAACAGGACTTCGGCGGCCACGCGTACAGCGCCGCCAAGGCGGGGCTCGCCGGACTGACGCGGACCCTCGCGGGGCACGCGGCGCCGCGCGGGGTGCGGGTGAACCTGGTCGCGCCCGGCACCGTCGCCACCCCGGCCTGGGCCGGGCGCGAGGCGGGACTGGCGGCGGCCGCCGCGCACTACCCGCTCGGGCGGGTCGGCCGGCCCGAGGACGTCGCGGCGGCCGTGGCGTTCCTGGCCTCCCGGGACGCCGCCTGGATCACCGGCGTCACGCTGCCCGTGGACGGCGGCGTCCTCAACAGCAACCAGCCACTGCTCCAGGCGCTGCGCGGAGCGTGA
- a CDS encoding nuclear transport factor 2 family protein, whose protein sequence is MATADSAHTPDRSVSAAIRGELALLGREVRSAPDRAARLLDPEFSETGASGRRWTREALLAALPTFEADDEPAAEVGEMSGRLLAPGWVQLRFTTVRGERRVHRTSLWRLGEDTEGGERWRLYHHQGTPAATG, encoded by the coding sequence GTGGCCACCGCCGACTCCGCCCACACCCCTGACCGGTCCGTCTCCGCCGCGATCCGGGGCGAACTGGCGCTCCTCGGACGGGAGGTCCGCTCGGCCCCCGACCGGGCGGCCCGGCTCCTCGACCCGGAGTTCTCCGAGACCGGCGCGTCAGGCAGGCGCTGGACCCGCGAGGCCCTCCTCGCCGCGCTGCCCACGTTCGAGGCCGACGACGAACCGGCCGCCGAGGTGGGGGAGATGAGCGGCAGGCTGCTCGCCCCCGGGTGGGTGCAGCTCCGCTTCACGACGGTGCGCGGGGAGCGGCGGGTGCACCGGACCTCGCTGTGGCGGCTGGGCGAGGACACCGAGGGCGGGGAGCGCTGGCGGTTGTACCACCACCAGGGAACGCCGGCCGCGACCGGGTGA